The DNA region TTTGATAGTCGATATCGGGGTAGGTGACCATGGCCCACTGTTCGCTTTTTTTGCGTTTGAGCGGGTCTGTCATGGTCAGCCAATGGCGATAGGCTTTTAAGCGCCATTCGAGCAGCCAGTCGGGTTCATTTTTTTTCTCAGAAATAAATCGAATGATGTCTTCATTCAGACCTGGAGGCGCAGATTCCTGCTCGATATCTGTCACCCATCCAAATTTGTAATCACCCGTTGCTAGCGTTTCAAGTTCCTGGGCCTGTGAACTCATTGTAGGACTCCTTTTGGGGTCTAAAAAGTAAGCCGTGCAATGGCAAACTTACCCAAAGCATACAAAAATGTCAAGATTAAAAAAATAAAAAAAACCAAAAACAATTTGTTGTAAAGTAACATATTAGAGGTGTTAAACTATCCCCATGCCTTGCCGCTGGCGCGCCTGCGACGCTTGCTACCGGGCAGGTCTTTTTTGGCAACGGCAAAGCCGAGTAGCCCTTTTTGTCCGAGCTTTTTGAGATAGGCGAGCAGGGATATTTCGGCCTCTTTTACATTGAGTTGGTGGGTTTTGCTCAGGCGTCTGATGATGGCTTCGACGGTTGTGCGTCCATCGCACATGTCCCAGACCTGTGCGCCAATTTCATCGAGTACCAGTGTTTTTTGTTGGGGAATCCAAAAGATTTTAGATAGCGTGCGCACTTTCCACGAATCGCCACGGGTGAGGGTGACGTGGATCTCGCCATTGTCGTTTTTTTCCCATTCTACCTGGTTGTTGCGAACGGGCTTGGATTTGAACATGGCGTCGCGGCCAATTTTGGGTTGTTTTTTGAATAGCATAACAGGACTCCGCGAATAGACAGGATAAACAATATTCTGTCAGGAAATGGCTTTTACATCCTTGCAATAGGCATCGAGGTTTG from Gemmatimonadota bacterium includes:
- a CDS encoding PqqD family protein, which translates into the protein MLFKKQPKIGRDAMFKSKPVRNNQVEWEKNDNGEIHVTLTRGDSWKVRTLSKIFWIPQQKTLVLDEIGAQVWDMCDGRTTVEAIIRRLSKTHQLNVKEAEISLLAYLKKLGQKGLLGFAVAKKDLPGSKRRRRASGKAWG